ttcattgagATGGGCCGTACATTCTTGCACTCTTTGATCTAACAAGGCCATGAACTTCAAAGACTGAGTGCTCAAGACCAATTGTGAGCACCCAATGGTTGAAATACTATGAGCCATTTGCTAATTCTCGACCATAGTATTAGAGAGTCCGTACAACTGATTTGTATAGGGTCCACTAGACGATCTTGTCTCCAACCACAAATCTTGATCAAAATCCAGATGGGTTGAAGGGTTGTTCCTGTATCTCTCATTCAACTAGCTATTACATGTCTCatgtaaataagaaaataaaataattaaattcaaataaataataacctaagaaaaaaatgattaaaaccaATGTACCACAAAGTGTTAAGCTCAGCTGTCGATGAACTGTTGCACCTTTTTTTGATAGTCATCACTTCGCACGTGTGTTTCCATAAAAAGCTTCATTAGGTTTGACTCGCGTTCAGGAGTCGTAGTCTGCAAGATGAAAATGTTGTtagctaaatatatttataaataacaacaaataaaaaaatagatgtaataaaaataaatcttatcaTCTTCTTCGCAATGAAAATGAACGAAATGAAACTGCTAGTGTGCATGGTAACGAAACCATGTATTTGCCAGCTCCGATTCCCTTGGTATATACTGACAACATATTTCAGTTGGtggttattaatatatttagtgATGGAAAAATTTGGTTGGTAAATATCATCGTAATaccgataaaaaaaatctatcggTGTTcccatttatatttatcaattttttgataatgatattaaaacaaAACCCGCAAATGAAAAGcacacaaaaacataaattaattaatttaaattcaacaaattacaaaaaataaagaaatatatttaattgctAAAGATTGtgttaaacaaataaaagtatCATAAATTAAGagcattaaaaaacataaatagtaCTTTAAAtaacaaacccaaaaaaacaaagaaacatggTAATTGCTAAGAAAATTGTacgttaattttttaataaaatgcatGTTGACTATTTAACAAGGATACAATCTACATGAGATGAAAATACCATAAATTAAGCACATAAgccataaaataataaatttaaactcaataaaccaaaaaaagaaattaacattttaattcCTAAAAGATTGTTTGCTATATGATTGTTATCTAACAAAATCTTACCAAAGTTTTTagcaaatattattaaattagctTTGGTAAATCTTATGCCATTTTGGAAGTATTATtgcttgttatatttttaaaaagcatataattttctaaaataataataataaaaaaacgcAATCACCAATGTAACAACCGGCTGTTGGCTTGTTAACAagtaaaacaacaaataatatttgattttcgcGCGTGAAGGCCTCATTTGACCATTCCATAATCTTCTCCTCAAATTATTCTCCTATATATCCCTTAAATCCATAGTTTTTTGAAACAATTAAATTGTAATGGGTTTGATGACAAATCTTCATGTTGCCTAAAATGAATACATTTATAAGCTTTGTTCGTGGCAATAAAGCTATGAATAATTGAGAAGCGAAGTCTTTATAAGTCAATAATAACaggattttataattatataacattATGCTTCCAACCCACACAACAACAAATGGAAGGGTCCACCAAACCATCTTCATGCAAGAACAGTGTAGAAGCTGCCTAAAAATCCATGTCAGAAGCTTTAAGGTTTCCAATATGATAGAATCACCATGCCACATGGGACTACTctcccaaatattaaaattttaagatttatctcTCCTTCAAAGTACCCTCCAATGGTATAAATAGACAtgcttgctttctttctttctcgtaTCATCTTCGGCTTTTTAGAAGCTATCTCTCagtaaattgttttctttttccaaaatggATTTGGTACCTAAGGTGACAAGTTTCCTCACTTTGGTTTTCATTGCTCTATCCTCTTTGGAGCCTGTTGTCTGTATTAGACACTGGCAATTGTCTAGCCAGCCACTGGTAGACGAGCATCTTGTAACTAATTTGCCAGGCCAGCCAGATGTGAGCTTCAAGCACTATGCTGGCTACCTTACAGTCAATGAACAGAGTGGAAGGGCATTGTTTTACTGGTTCTATGAGGCCACTACTCATCCTGATAAAAAACCTCTAGTCCTGTGGCTTAATGGAGGTAAGCGCGTGTAACATAATATCATCACTGGATAGGCAGCTTCCATTTTTTCCTAATGTTTTTAGGTCAAAATGAAGTCCACATAAACCCCAAGAAAGAGTGATTACTATATGtagtctttttaaaattaatgccCCATTCAAATCTGTCCTTTcgggtcaaaataaaaaagagaggctGGTCTAGTTATTGCAGCATATCCTTCGTGGTGCCTCAGCCATCGTGCACGGCATTTCAGGATTTACTAGACAATAAAAGGAGTCCATATAGATGTTATAGGGGCTTGAGATCtactatatagtatatatagtGGGAGAAACTTTAGTGATCCTCTAATATACGTTAATGTCTTCAAGGCCATATAGATTTGCACCAATCTTTTTTACCAAATCTATTCAATTCACCTATAATTTTATGTGCGTATTACAGTGGAAAAGGAAGAGCACATGCTCGATCGTTCATGTTGCCTGCTCTATAGACAGATCCCcatattatataaacaaaaccTCTGCTAATAAACAATTAAGGATATATTATCAAAATCTCCATTAATTCTTAGTCTCATAGTGGGGCTCGTTTTTCTCCCTCTTTCCACCTCATCCAAAGCAAGTTCTTTTCAATAACTACTTATTCTATGTTCTCTAATGAGGTGACAAGATGCTCCATGTTCCAGGTCCTGGGTGCTCTTCTGTAGGATATGGTGCAACACAAGAGATTGGCCCTTTCATAGTGGACACTAATGGGAATGgacttaaaaataattcttactCTTGGAATAgaggtatatatatatgcgaGGCCCCacaatcttcttttttctcaacACAAAGACCAGCTTTCTGACTACAAAATATGACACGAGCATTTATGGTGGCCCTTTGCATAATGCTCCATTATATCTGATTAATTAGAAAACTTGATTTCAACATTCTTTGTGTCCATGATGATGCAGAGGCCAATATGTTATTCTTAGAATCTCCAGTTGGAGTTGGGTTTTCGTATTCAAACACTACTAGTGATTATAATATTCTGGGAGATGAATTTACTGGTGAGTTTCTTGCTGACTCGTCTGTAGAAATTGTGTTATTATGAGTGCTTTTTGGACCATTTTGATTTAGGTATCAACAGAAAATCTTGAGTTTTTTCCTACCTCTTTGCCAGCAAATGATGCCTATGCTTTCCTGCATAAGTGGTTTCTCCTGTTTCCATCATATAGATCGCGGGCGTTTTATATTGCAGGAGAGAGCTATGCAGGTATTTCACCTTGGCAATAATTTCCCGACTCGTTCTGATTAAACTCTAACCACACTGATGTTACTTTTTAACATGTATTAACAGGAAAATATGTTCCTGAGCTTGCTGAGCTTATAAATGACAAGAATAATGATACTTCCCGTTACATCGACCTCAAGGGTATTCTGGTATGGTCTTGTAACAAAATCTTTATGCATAACTTTCCTGCTTGTTGATAGTATTTGCTTAAGAACTCAGTGTTTTTTATGGGCGTTACAGCTGGGTAATCCTGAAACAAGTGACGCTGAAGACTGGAGAGGTATGGTGGACTATGCTTGGAGCCATGCTATCATATCAGATGAAACTCATAAGATAATCAGACAAAGCTGCAACTTTGACAGTAATGACCCATGGAGCAACGATGATTGTGCTGAGGCTGTTGATGAATTACTCAAACAGTACAAGGAGATAGATATTTACAGCCTCTACACCTCAGTTTGCATTGGTGATTCAGCAAGTTCAGATGATAAATTTACACAGATCATGTTTACGCGCTCATCCAAGATGGTAAATGATTTCAGATTTGCTGAATCCTGTTGGTATTAATCATTTCAGTGAAGTGGGAATATGgcctttttgaattttcaaaatggacttatttagttgtttaattgtttttgctgGAGTATTCTGATGATGGAATTCTTCTACTGTAGATTAGTAACTATTTTAATCTTCACTTTTGATGAACTTTTGAAGTTCATGGGAATTGATACTTACTTATTTTTGAGGCAAAGTGTAAAGTGACGGTCTAActgtcaaattatatttatcagaTGCCAAGGATTATGGGTGGTTATGATCCATGCCTTGATGAATATGCAAAAGCTTTCTACAACAGACCAGATGTTCAAAAGGCTCTCCATGTCAGTGATGGTCACCATCTCAAGAACTGGAGCATCTGCAAGTAATGCAAACTATCTCTATATTCTTCTCTACAACACCTATAACAACTTTTATTGTGTTTGTCCATGTTTTAAGTTTCACTGACACAAGGGAATTTCAATGGCTGCAAATTGAAATTCCAGTTAATCTTGTGAAATCCATGAGACATATATGAGTTTTTctcaaaactgaaaaatatcTGTTCTAATTTCTGGATTCAGCACTAAGATATTTGTTGAATGGTTGGAATCGAGGCCATCAGTTCTTCCTATATACAAGAAGCTGATTACAGCAGGGCTTAGAATATGGGTTTACAGGTTTGTATCCCTGCACTGTGGAGACAGTAATCAATGATTCAATGAAATATTCTTCATCACCCTCACATTATCCTTTTTGGATGGTTCAGTGGTGATACAGATGGAAGAGTTCCTGTACTATCTACAAGATACAGCTTAAGTTCTCTGGGCCTGCCAATCACCAAGGCATGGAGACCCTGGTACCACAAGAAGGAGGTATTTACTATCTACAAACACGCAAAAACCTGAACTAAACTAAATCAAACCTTATTCAGTTATTCCTGAAGTAGATCAATGACTCAatctatatttttcaagaaaagaattATTGACAGTATCATCTAGGTATCACTAACAAAGGGGAATAATTCTTGGATATTCAGGTCAGTGGTTGGTTCCAGGAATACGAGGGGCTAACATTTGCAACATTTAGAGGAGCTGGACATGCTGTGCCACTCTTCAAACCAAGCGACTCGCTTGCATTTTTCTCAGCCTTTCTTCTAGGAGAATCCCTGCCTTCTGTGAGATAAATCAGCTGTGTTAAGAACCAGCCATCTTGTTCCTCAAAGTTTTTTCTCATCATACTGCATTAGAGTgtcaatatacatatataaataagagAGCAAGATGCCTGTCAGCAAGTGTTTTGGGAGAACTAGACATAGAACATAATCTGACTCTTTCctctttggttccattttgtTGATGGTGGAGCCGTGGATTGAGGAGATCAATTTTGAGAATGTTTTctctatttaaaaagaataaactcCTCGTACGCAACACTTCAAATGGTAATCCAATTTTCAaccacataaattttttttttttttcttttttcctgttaagcataaaaatcaattttaaaaaatcaaataattaataaataattcatatttGAACAACCACCGTCCAATTGCTAACCAATTAAACTAGAACTCTAGTTTAAGTACTAATGAATGTctgtaaaacaaattaaaaatggcATGAAGAACTAAAGAGATATGGTACGATAAAGAGAGACAAGAAGTGAGAGAACATGAGatactagaaagagaaagaggaagaaTTTGTGTGTTAAGTGTGTTAGTGAAAGATTGAGATTTTGAAGGACAAAGACAGAGATGAAATATGGACAACGACATGGAGTTTTGAAGGTGACGTTCTTTGACAAACACATTCGAGATCAAGATTCCTTCAAAAGTCATGAAGGTTTCTTTCTTCATCTCTTTTATGGAAGTTTTTTCATGGAGCATGAGATCATTGATCGATCCAAGTGGCGTTTGTTCTTGGCATAAGGTTTGGAAAAATTCTGAAAGAAGACATTGATATCATTAACATGCGAGACTATTTTACTTGTCTCCCAAATGCTTGCTTATTTTTCATATGGAGGTTAAATTTGTTAGAAATCCTAAACTATAAGTgagtttttaatgaaaattccTCCATCATTAAGCTATAAGATAAAAATGTGAGTTTGCACAAGGTAATTAATATATAGTATTATTTACAAAGTGGCCTCGATATTACTAGGGTCTAGTTGAGTGGTGGTGAAAGAaacaaaggagaagagaaagagggagagaacGTTGTAAATTTGTTTGATGTACGTGGAAAATGATGAAGTAGACTAGGGTAATGTTAAGTTGGATGAGGGAAACCTTCATCCTCGTATATATGAATAATCTTAATGTCTAAGGATAATGTTGATGTGGATCGTTAAGATGGTAGAAATCGAAATATGAGGAGATGTGGGGTAATTTTAGGAAAAATGGGAACCTAGTAAGTGTGATATTAAAACTAGGTTTCTATAAATGGCAGAAGAATGATTGGACGTCGTTCTTGTGTTAATAAAGTTGAAGTTTTCGAGGAAAACGATGGTGCGagtaaaattttttgtttttgtttttaaaaaagttttttttaatttttttttattatatttagatcattttaatatgttaatattaaaaataatttttttttaaaaaaaaataatattattttgatatattccaagtaaaaaaatattttaaaaaaataattattactgtaTTTCTAAATACTCTCGACAGTaactatgaaaataaattagggttaaatgaaattgaattgattaatgATCATGAAAATGTTATTAAAGCTAGAgagaagtataaaaaaattattggaaagccagaaaaagaagaagaagattgatgGGAGGCCATCTACGAAGCATATCCATTGGTGAAATGAAAGGTGTTCATGAACAAATTAGGGTTCATAATGTTAGTGAAGATGGGGATGAAACAATTCATATTCTTGTTATCATTAACATGCGAGATAAGTATATTTTGGCTGACAAATACTTGCTTAATTTTCATGTGGAGGTTATATTTGTAGAAACCATAAATTGGAACATGTTGGTAGTAAAAGTGAGTTTTTAACGAGGAATCCAGAATCATCTAatggttaattaaaaaattgaatatccAAAGAACATTATTGTTAACCAAAACTTATAATGCTAgctatttattgtaatattataattataaaattgttcttgcataaaaaaaattgaattagctCACTATGGtacaattatctttttttttaaattatacagggtaaattaatctttttattttttatacataataaaattacatgattgtccctcaaataagaaaataacttaCCTTACATTTAGGAacattttagtctttttaatttttttaaaatagttgaaTGATTTTATTACATCTAAGGAAAAATTCCAGTAAACTCTCTTCCAGGACTCTTTAGTTAttttacgatttttttttttggttaatatcaATGAGACTCAAAggtaatttttgtatttattaattattattgaaaaaaaaaattgatgatgcaTGGTGGTAGGTTGACAACCCCTTTGCCTTTTGTGCAGCGTATGTAAGGTTGTCCGTCATTGATTTGATTGTCTCAACACCTTCATAGCAGCGGTATTTGAAAGGTCTCAGCGTCCCTTCTGTGATGGGATGTGTGTGCATCAACTCACCTCCGATTTTGTCGACAATCATTTCTTCACccccttcttctctctctccagAGCCAGACCCTTCAAAATGCTAAACTAGccctttcaaatatttttccttaacATTTGGTACATGTcctttctattattatttatcttattttgaacattctataaaattaatattccttttcaatttcacccctcttctattttttatctttcaaatttggttgttatttttttttgttattagttttgtttgataacattttttaaattgttttgtttttacaatttcatcctacttaagttttttttttaatcaaatttgatcctcactggtaattgtttttttcaattccccCCGACcccttctattatttttttaactttcaaatttggtctcaatttttttattgttatttttattttgtttgggatcattttctcaattgttttttttccttacaatttcatcccttttaagtttatttttcctgtcaaatttaatgtttatttttttgattgatagtttttttctttttactttggtaatttttttaaattggtattttttttccaatttcatttttcaacattaaattagttaGGAATTAAACTTCTTGAATGAGTTTGGGTCTAGGATTATATGAGTTGCAGAATTTTAGATATTAGTCTAAGTTTAGAaggtttgcttgatttttttccctttcttttaattcatgttttttagtttcatcatttaacatttatcCAATTACAGACTAGGATctatcatttttattcattttttgtaGAACATTTTACTTATCTTTTAAAAGACCCGGTTATCTtggtctttttctttgttttttttatttgttgagtttttttgtccaattttttaaattattttattttattttatccttcaatatttagaatgatgtttttgaataatttataaaattaaaatttcttttcaatttcatcccttttaattttttaatatttcaaatttggttttcattattttaattgctatttgttttatttaaattatttttttttttcaattttatccttatttttttaaaaatttttaattttcatttttttattgctttttttttttttactctagattttttttttaaattgttattgttttatggtTTTATCCTCaactttaaattgttatttcatcatcaatattaaattggtatAGGATTCCAATGGTTTCAAGTTTTTAAGGTTAATCCTAAGTTCAGGAGATTCGCTTGGgtttacttgtatttttttttcaatttcatctttcaatatttattcaattatagtTTGGGCTctgcttatttttatttatgtactttctatatttattagtgattttaaaaatgacttgaGTTTTCAGGTCTTTTCTGAAATttctaaattgatattttattttttattctatcctttaatattaaattagttgagaaCTTAATTTCTTTATTCAGCCCGAGTCTAAGATTTCATGGGTTGCGAGTTTGAGAAATTAGCCTAGATTTAAAAAGTTCTCTTGAGTTTGCTTGATTTGTATTTCCTTTTTCTAAGctcatattttttaagtttcaccGTTTTAGCACCTATATTATTAGCGAATTAtactacattgtttttttttatctacattCTGTAggattttttgtgaatttttaaaattgacctGTATTATctatggtctttttttttttttttggttgaatttgcttaataaaattttctaattcaatttttttattcaattttatttttcaacattatattGTATATCGGTtgggaattaattttcttttttagtttcatccttcaaagttgaggtttttttttttaatatttggttttatGATTTCTAAAGTTTTCTCTATATTTCATTTATCCTGTTCATCACTTAGATCGTTTGGCAGGCTGGCTTAGTTAATTTTTACGatcgttttttttattataaaaaaataacatcttttaTGTGTTTTCCTtatacattaaattttattttaaaattgagtttcataatgttttctattttttcttctattttagtCATTTCATTCACATGATTCACGTTCATAAAGTTTGGTTGgcttgtttggtttgctttgtgtttttttaatcctttttttttattgaccttcttttaaatctcatcattctatgttaaatttgtttggaattgaattttttttttttttttttttagtttatcttGATTTCATGTTCTGAACTTGTATATTTGGTATACTGCTCAAGTTTattcaactcaattttttttttttttattttttttatatttgattggcTTGAATCTTAGTTCAATcatccttttcatttctttaaccattcttttttttggttatcatgattttttttttttgtttgagttgGTCCAATTTCCtgtcattaacttttttttttttttatcatcaaattaattatactaGCATTTGTTGCTCAGTCGAATCTATTCCCCAAATCatcttttacacacacacacactttttttATAACATGCTTGTGTGTGTATTGattttatactataaaataaatatttcagcTTATGGGATAAGCATGCTCAGAAATCTACTccgcattatttttttttaagattgtcattctttttgaaaatttagctcTTAATctcgtaataaaaaaaaattttattacaaatgccaagaattaaaaaaaaaaagcttcataaattattacttatttgtataatttttttattaattattggatttattatattctataaacattcttttaattaatggaTGTGAAGAAATAATACATTGCACCCCAAGAGAAGGCAGGAGAGTCTAAGAAAACCTATTCTATGCCAGCCCACACCCATAGAGGCAGCTTTTGGGCTTGGATTACTCAAAATCGTACATGGAATTACCTAAATCCAATAGGAGAGCCATTGCTAATTATAATCCattctttataaaatatttgcttAATTTGCCATCCAAAATATTCATGAAATTCTTTTATAAATGAAGGAATGCTATAGCGACTGACAATTACCTATCAAACCGTATGTGTTATGCACGTACCCATACCACTCACACGAGTGCATTATTGGATTCATAATTGACTGACTTAATTGCtctaaaaatactataattaattaattaataagctGTAATTGAATTTggatttatccaaaaaaaaaacaattaagtctTGTGGTGTACggttcattttcaattt
This is a stretch of genomic DNA from Populus alba chromosome 11, ASM523922v2, whole genome shotgun sequence. It encodes these proteins:
- the LOC118031680 gene encoding serine carboxypeptidase-like 31 isoform X1, with protein sequence MDLVPKVTSFLTLVFIALSSLEPVVCIRHWQLSSQPLVDEHLVTNLPGQPDVSFKHYAGYLTVNEQSGRALFYWFYEATTHPDKKPLVLWLNGGPGCSSVGYGATQEIGPFIVDTNGNGLKNNSYSWNREANMLFLESPVGVGFSYSNTTSDYNILGDEFTANDAYAFLHKWFLLFPSYRSRAFYIAGESYAGKYVPELAELINDKNNDTSRYIDLKGILLGNPETSDAEDWRGMVDYAWSHAIISDETHKIIRQSCNFDSNDPWSNDDCAEAVDELLKQYKEIDIYSLYTSVCIGDSASSDDKFTQIMFTRSSKMMPRIMGGYDPCLDEYAKAFYNRPDVQKALHVSDGHHLKNWSICNTKIFVEWLESRPSVLPIYKKLITAGLRIWVYSGDTDGRVPVLSTRYSLSSLGLPITKAWRPWYHKKEVSGWFQEYEGLTFATFRGAGHAVPLFKPSDSLAFFSAFLLGESLPSVR
- the LOC118031680 gene encoding serine carboxypeptidase-like 31 isoform X2 produces the protein MDLVPKVTSFLTLVFIALSSLEPVVCIRHWQLSSQPLVDEHLVTNLPGQPDVSFKHYAGYLTVNEQSGRALFYWFYEATTHPDKKPLVLWLNGEANMLFLESPVGVGFSYSNTTSDYNILGDEFTANDAYAFLHKWFLLFPSYRSRAFYIAGESYAGKYVPELAELINDKNNDTSRYIDLKGILLGNPETSDAEDWRGMVDYAWSHAIISDETHKIIRQSCNFDSNDPWSNDDCAEAVDELLKQYKEIDIYSLYTSVCIGDSASSDDKFTQIMFTRSSKMMPRIMGGYDPCLDEYAKAFYNRPDVQKALHVSDGHHLKNWSICNTKIFVEWLESRPSVLPIYKKLITAGLRIWVYSGDTDGRVPVLSTRYSLSSLGLPITKAWRPWYHKKEVSGWFQEYEGLTFATFRGAGHAVPLFKPSDSLAFFSAFLLGESLPSVR